In Cololabis saira isolate AMF1-May2022 chromosome 10, fColSai1.1, whole genome shotgun sequence, a single window of DNA contains:
- the LOC133452971 gene encoding kelch-like protein 40a, which produces MAAMTINPLEQPRMYQQTLLQDGLCDLLENDKFVDCILKIQDQEFPCHRLVLAASSPFFKAMFLSDLEESKKREIVLKDVDPKVMALILRYLYTSEINLTEQNVQDIFMVANMYQIPSIFSVCVSYLQEKLVLGNCLAIFRLGLLLDCARLVLSARDFICERFQVVVRDQDFLQLGPSELAMIITSDALNVEQEELVFESLMAWIKHDETSRLKDLPELLHCVRFRLISTDYFKDKVEKHQYIRFNQELVKELELVKDAHKGRFPKPKRLSSDGKKGKEDEEEEYLPGILNNNPRFGMFELDLMLMITNTGTVAYDPVGNECFVVSESTEIPKNHCSLVTSQNQIFVVGGLLYNEDDKDEPFKSYFLQFDPVSSEWLGMPSQPNPRCLFGLTEAENSIFVVGGKELKEGEHALSSVMIYDRQSFKWGESDPLPYEVYGHGTVSHKGLIYVIGGKSQSKKCMRRVCVYNPTKFEWKDLAPLKTARSLFGVTVHNDQIFVATGVTDSGLTSSVEVYDIATNKWSEFTEFPQDRSSLSVISLGGSLYAVGGFAMMPSETSEDPVPTEMTDIWRYDETDKYWIGVLREVSYAEDSTIVPARLNTVRLTKL; this is translated from the exons ATGGCTGCCATGACAATAAACCCCTTGGAGCAACCTCGAATGTACCAGCAGACGTTGCTTCAGGACGGATTGTGTGACCTCTTGGAGAATGACAAATTCGTGGACTGCATTCTCAAAATCCAGGACCAGGAGTTCCCGTGCCATCGCCTGGTCCTGGCCGCCAGCAGCCCGTTCTTCAAGGCCATGTTCCTGTCCGACCTGGAGGAGAGCAAGAAGAGGGAGATAGTCCTCAAAGACGTGGACCCCAAAGTCATGGCGCTGATCCTGCGCTACCTATACACGTCTGAGATCAATCTGACGGAGCAGAACGTTCAGGACATCTTCATGGTGGCTAACATGTACCAGATCCCGTCGATATTCTCCGTGTGTGTCTCATACCTCCAGGAGAAGCTGGTGCTGGGAAACTGCCTGGCCATCTTCAGACTGGGCCTCCTTCTCGACTGTGCCAGGCTCGTCCTGTCCGCCAGGGACTTCATATGCGAACGCTTCCAGGTGGTCGTCAGGGACCAGGACTTCCTGCAGCTCGGCCCCAGCGAGCTGGCCATGATCATCACCTCGGACGCCCTCAACGTTGAGCAGGAGGAGCTGGTGTTCGAATCGCTGATGGCCTGGATCAAGCACGACGAGACCAGCAGGCTCAAGGATCTGCCGGAGCTGCTGCACTGCGTCcgcttcaggctcatttccacAGACTACTTCAAAGACAAAGTAGAAAAGCACCAGTACATCCGCTTCAACCAGGAGCTCGTGAAGGAGCTGGAACTCGTCAAAGATGCTCACAAAGGGCGCTTCCCCAAGCCAAAGAGGCTGAGCAGTGATGGAAAGAAGGggaaggaggatgaggaggaggaataCCTACCGGGGATACTCAACAACAACCCTCGCTTCGGCATGTTTGAGTTGGACCTGATGCTCATGATCACCAACACAGGAACCGTCGCCTACGACCCCGTGGGAAACGAGTGCTTCGTGGTGTCCGAGTCGACGGAGATTCCCAAAAACCACTGCAGCCTGGTGACGAGCCAGAACCAGATATTTGTTGTTGGAGGACTTCTCTACAATGAGGACGACAAAGACGAACCCTTCAAGTCCTACTTTCTGCAG TTTGACCCAGTCAGCTCAGAGTGGTTGGGGATGCCCTCACAACCCAACCCCCGCTGTCTGTTTGGCCTGACTGAAGCGGAAAACTCCATCTTTGTTGTCGGTGGCAAAGAACTAAAGGAGGGAGAGCACGCTCTGAGCTCAGTCATGATCTACGACCGGCA GTCATTCAAATGGGGAGAGTCGGACCCGCTGCCCTACGAAGTGTACGGTCACGGAACTGTTTCACACAAAGGTCTCATCTACGTCATCGGAGGGAAGTCTCAGAGCAA GAAATGCATGAGAAGGGTCTGCGTCTACAACCCCACCAAGTTTGAGTGGAAGGACCTGGCCCCTCTGAAGACGGCCCGCTCCCTGTTCGGCGTCACCGTCCACAACGATCAGATCTTTGTGGCCACAGGCGTCACGGACTCGGGCCTCACCAGCTCCGTGGAAGTCTACGACATAGCCACTAACAA GTGGTCGGAGTTCACAGAGTTTCCTCAGGATCGCAGCTCCCTCAGTGTGATCTCGCTGGGAGGTTCTCTGTACGCGGTGGGGGGCTTTGCCATGATGCCCAGTGAGACCAGTGAGGACCCCGTCCCAACGGAGATGACTGATATCTGGAG ATATGACGAGACGGACAAATACTGGATCGGGGTTTTGCGGGAGGTCAGTTACGCGGAGGATTCCACCATCGTCCCAGCTCGTCTCAACACTGTCCGTCTCACCAAGTTATAA